A window of the Corynebacterium minutissimum genome harbors these coding sequences:
- a CDS encoding glycosyltransferase family 2 protein, whose protein sequence is MRASPLGTLDAIVKDLSKPLAVVTVTFSPGRYLSDFLSSLRLATSHPTLTILADNGSTDGVPEAAARDHAEVEFFDTGGNSGYGAGMNAGARFARTRGVDEEFFLIANPDVTFSEGSLDELIACARRHPQAAAVGPRIVEPDGTNYPSARAVPTLTTGIGHALFGTVWPSNPWSKAYRNDADMSSERTAGWLSGSCLLVRWEAFDAIGGFDERYFMYMEDVDLGDRFTRAGWSNIFCPSAVITHAKGHSTKAHRGAMLRAHHDSAYRFQADRYPHWFEAPLRAALWLGLRVRGLALSACRDGS, encoded by the coding sequence GTGCGCGCGTCGCCGTTGGGTACGCTCGATGCCATCGTGAAAGATTTAAGCAAACCCCTGGCAGTGGTCACGGTGACGTTCTCCCCGGGCCGCTACCTTAGTGACTTTTTATCCTCGCTGCGCTTGGCGACGTCCCACCCAACCCTCACCATCCTTGCCGATAACGGCTCCACGGATGGCGTGCCCGAAGCCGCTGCGCGGGATCATGCGGAAGTAGAATTCTTCGATACCGGAGGAAACAGCGGTTATGGCGCTGGCATGAACGCGGGCGCGCGTTTCGCGCGTACAAGGGGAGTGGATGAAGAGTTTTTCCTCATTGCTAACCCAGACGTGACGTTTAGTGAGGGCTCCTTAGACGAGCTCATCGCCTGCGCACGCCGCCATCCTCAGGCTGCGGCGGTGGGCCCGCGCATCGTGGAGCCGGATGGCACGAACTATCCCTCGGCGCGCGCGGTGCCGACGCTCACCACTGGAATTGGCCACGCGCTCTTTGGAACGGTGTGGCCGTCCAACCCGTGGTCGAAGGCCTACCGCAATGATGCGGACATGAGCAGCGAGCGTACAGCTGGATGGCTCTCTGGCTCCTGTCTCTTGGTGCGCTGGGAGGCTTTCGACGCCATTGGTGGCTTTGATGAGCGCTACTTCATGTATATGGAAGACGTGGACTTGGGTGATCGCTTCACTCGGGCCGGGTGGAGCAATATCTTTTGCCCGTCGGCGGTCATTACGCACGCCAAAGGCCATTCGACGAAGGCGCACCGCGGCGCGATGCTACGAGCGCACCATGACTCCGCCTACCGTTTCCAGGCAGATCGGTACCCGCACTGGTTCGAGGCACCCCTCCGCGCAGCGCTGTGGCTTGGATTGAGGGTACGTGGGCTGGCTTTGAGCGCGTGCCGTGACGGTTCCTAG
- a CDS encoding sugar phosphate nucleotidyltransferase, whose protein sequence is MTESAPQWGSTADAVILVGGRGTRLRPLTIGTPKPMLPTANYPFLQHLLARIKEAGIEHVVLSTSFKAEVFEEYFGDGSDLGLEIEYVVEETALGTGGGIRNVYDKLRHDTVMVFNGDVLSGMDLNGILDTHHSKQADVTMHLLNVADPRAFGCVPTDSNGRVTAFLEKTEDPPTNQINAGCYVFKREVIETIPADRVVSVERETFPQLLESGHLVVGHVDNSYWRDMGRPDDFVRGSSDLVRGIAHSPLLTGRTGESVVDESAGIAGGVLLLSGTAVGRGSVIGAGSRLDGTVVFDGVTIEPGAIISNSIIASGAHIGANAHIDNCVIGEGATIGARCELQGGMRVFPGVTLPDAGVRFSSDA, encoded by the coding sequence ATGACTGAATCAGCACCCCAGTGGGGATCGACGGCCGATGCCGTCATTCTGGTGGGAGGCCGCGGCACCCGCCTGCGCCCGCTGACGATTGGCACGCCGAAGCCCATGCTGCCGACGGCCAACTACCCCTTCCTCCAGCACCTTCTGGCCCGTATCAAGGAGGCCGGTATCGAGCACGTTGTGCTCTCCACGTCCTTTAAGGCTGAGGTCTTTGAGGAGTACTTCGGCGATGGCTCCGATTTGGGCCTGGAGATTGAGTACGTGGTGGAGGAGACCGCGCTGGGCACCGGTGGTGGTATCCGCAACGTCTACGACAAGCTGCGCCACGACACCGTCATGGTCTTCAACGGCGACGTGCTCTCCGGCATGGACTTGAACGGCATCCTCGATACACACCACTCGAAGCAGGCCGACGTCACGATGCATCTGCTGAACGTGGCGGACCCGCGCGCGTTTGGTTGCGTTCCTACAGACTCCAATGGGCGAGTAACGGCCTTCTTGGAGAAGACCGAGGATCCGCCGACGAACCAGATTAACGCCGGCTGCTACGTGTTCAAGCGGGAGGTTATTGAGACCATCCCGGCTGATCGCGTGGTCTCCGTTGAGCGCGAGACTTTCCCGCAGCTCCTGGAGTCCGGTCACCTGGTCGTGGGCCACGTGGACAACTCTTACTGGCGCGATATGGGCCGCCCAGATGATTTCGTGCGTGGTTCTTCTGATCTAGTGCGCGGCATTGCGCACTCGCCGCTGCTGACCGGTCGCACCGGTGAGTCTGTGGTGGATGAGTCCGCCGGCATTGCGGGTGGCGTGCTGTTGCTCTCTGGCACGGCTGTGGGGCGTGGCTCGGTCATCGGCGCGGGTTCGCGCCTTGATGGCACCGTGGTCTTCGATGGGGTGACCATTGAGCCGGGCGCCATCATTAGCAATTCCATCATCGCTTCGGGTGCGCACATCGGAGCCAATGCGCACATCGATAACTGCGTCATCGGTGAAGGCGCGACGATTGGTGCGCGCTGCGAGCTGCAGGGTGGCATGCGTGTCTTCCCAGGCGTGACCCTTCCGGATGCGGGAGTGCGTTTCAGCTCGGACGCCTAA
- a CDS encoding WhiB family transcriptional regulator, translated as MSLDELFGAVEQEWQDQALCAQTDPEAFFPEKGGSTREAKRICQACAVRDECLEYALEHDERFGIWGGLSDRERRRLKREIG; from the coding sequence ATGTCGCTCGATGAACTCTTTGGTGCCGTCGAGCAGGAGTGGCAAGACCAGGCGCTGTGCGCCCAGACGGATCCGGAAGCCTTCTTCCCGGAAAAGGGAGGCTCAACGCGTGAGGCTAAACGCATTTGCCAGGCCTGCGCCGTGCGTGATGAATGCCTCGAATATGCGCTTGAGCATGATGAGCGCTTTGGAATCTGGGGTGGACTGTCAGACCGTGAGCGCCGCCGATTAAAACGTGAAATCGGTTAG
- a CDS encoding metallopeptidase family protein: protein MNTPRPHIRPARHRHGRGARGPLLPHAIPRYRSSAERFDMAVLEAYAPIQNAFAEQLAGLDLAVDTVPRMRLSADMTVMPDEIIADGPVPLGRIVPAGVDSAGQPTRARLVIFRMPVEERVRSAREREELLSTVLTALVANYLNVDPEDIDPRFSW, encoded by the coding sequence ATGAACACGCCCCGCCCCCACATCCGCCCGGCCCGCCACCGTCATGGCCGCGGCGCTCGCGGGCCGCTACTCCCCCATGCAATTCCCCGATACCGCAGCAGCGCTGAGCGCTTCGACATGGCTGTACTCGAAGCCTACGCGCCCATCCAAAACGCTTTCGCCGAGCAGCTCGCTGGCCTAGACCTAGCCGTCGACACCGTACCCCGCATGCGCCTGTCCGCGGACATGACAGTCATGCCCGATGAGATCATTGCGGACGGTCCCGTCCCCTTGGGGCGCATCGTGCCTGCCGGAGTCGATTCAGCGGGGCAACCGACCCGCGCCCGCCTTGTCATCTTCCGCATGCCAGTGGAGGAGCGCGTGCGCTCAGCCCGGGAGCGCGAAGAACTGCTGTCCACTGTGCTCACCGCACTTGTCGCCAATTACCTCAATGTGGATCCAGAAGATATTGATCCGCGTTTTAGCTGGTAA